The genomic stretch TCTCAATGGTAGGGCGGGAATCGTCAAAACCCCAGTCAGAAAGACAAGTGGGAAACCTAGGTGCGCTTGACCTTGGCAAATTAAATTCGCCACGGGTCGCACCTCTTGAGTAGGCGAATCAACAGGGGATCAGGACATAACACATCCCCAAAAAGGCAAGCATTTGTGCCTCTTAACCCTATATCTAAGCAGCTTTGCTGCTGAAACAGGGAAATTCAGGAGATATAGACAGAAACCCTGAAGAATATCCTGACGTCTGGTCAGGAAATAGTCAAGCTAATAAAAAATCAGAACTTTTGGATAGATTGGTACCAACTGGGTAGTTTGTGGTAAATCCCGAACAATGCCGATAAGGGTTAAACTGACTGTCAGCTATGGGAGCTGTCGTTAGCAAAAGCCATCTAAAATAACCGATTTTGGCATAGGTGCGCTTGATCTTGGCGAATTAAATTCGCCACGGGTCGCACCTCTTGATGGGGGGCGTGGCTTAACCTCCATTCTTGTATCGGTTCTATCGGTGGCAAATTAATCCGTTGTCTCTATTTCAGAGTGCGACTGGGTAGAGATAGGGGTTGACGACTGTTAATCAAAATCCGTAGAAAATCGGTTAAAACTAGTTAAACCCACAAGAGTCACGCGACTAACTTGTCAGGCTTAACATCCCCCGAAGTCCCTACGGGATTATAGGAAGGACGAGGCAGATTGCGAGACAATTATACATAGGTGCCCTTGACCCATTAAGAATTAAATTCGCCACGGGTCGCACCTGTGGAAGCGATTAACAAGTAATGCTCAGAGGCTCTTTGAGTCGAAAGAATAGTGAGCTGTGCCGTGCAGCCATTACTGGTTGAACCAGTAAGAAAAATTGAGCTATTTCAATTTTCTTAGGTGCGCTTTCCGTATTAAGAATTAAATTCGCCACGGGTCGCACCTACAGTTGGGTTCTCACGGTCAGCTAGCTAGGTTAAAAGCTGTATGAAGCAGTTGTGGAAAAACTCAAGTTAATCAGAAATTTGCGACTTTGTGGCAGAAGATCCTACTGGAACGGGAGTCTTAAAGTGGAGAACCAATGTCGCGCCTCCAAGTGGTACAATCAACAGAGCCGCTACAATCCCATTCACCAAACCACGAAACCCCCTGTCAGCACCCCCCTCTAAACAGACGGGGCTTCGAGACAGTTTCAGGGCCATTGACTACAGCCATTGACTACTCTCGCTCAAACAATGAGCAAAAAAATAGTCTAGTTATTCATAGTCTATTTATTAGTCTCTGTGGCCGATCAGTTTAATGGCAGTAAATCACCGAACATTTCAGACCTAGAAATAGAGTACGACTCCTATCGTTAACTGTAGGACTAAGCGTACTACGAAGTTTTGAGGAAATTGCATGCCAAAGCAAATTATTATTGCAGAGCAACATCAACTTGCTGCTGTATTTTGGGAAGATCAAATTCAAGAACTAGTAGTTGCCACCGGTAATCACCAGGTCGGTGATATTTATCTCGGCATTGTAGAAAATGTATTACCGGGTATTGATGCAGCATTTGTCAACATTGGGGATCCTGATCGCAATGGTTTTATTCATGTGACAGACCTAGGACCATTGCGCTTGAAACGCCGCTCTGGTGCGATCACCGAACTGCTGACTCCCCAGCAGAAGGTGTTGGTGCAAGTGATGAAAGAACCGACTGGTAACAAAGGGCCAAGGCTCACAGGTAATATTAGCTTACCCGGTCGCTATTTGGTGTTGATGCCTTATGGCCGAGGAGTGAACTTGTCTCGGCGGATTAAGAGCGAAAGTGAACGCAATCGCCTCAGAGCTCTAGCAATTCTAATCAAACCATCGGGCATGGGAGTGCTGGTGCGCACCGAAGCCGAAGGCAGAGCCGAAGAAGCCATTATGGAAGACTTGGAAAACCTGCAAAGACAATGGGAAGCTGTCCAGCTCGAAGCAACGTCTACCAGAGCACCAGCCCTACTTAATCGGGATGATGATTTTATTCAGCGTGTCCTCCGGGATATGTACACTGCTGATGTTAATCGGATTGTGGTGGATTCTAGTACTGCAGTCAAACGGGTTAAACAACATTTGTTGAGCTGGAGCGGAGGTCAAGCACCAGAGGGGGTCTTGATTGACCATCACCGCGATCGCATGCCAATTTTGGGATATTTCCGGGTCAATGCTGCAATTCGAGAAGCCCTCAAGCCAAGAGTAGATTTACCCTCTGGTGGCTACATTATCATTGAACCTACCGAAGCTTTAACTGTAATTGATGTGAACTCTGGTTCCTTTACCCGCTCAGCTACAGCACGGGAAACGGTTCTGTGGACTAACTGTGAGGCAGCAACAGAAATTGCCCGGCAGCTGCGCCTACGTAACCTAGCTGGGGTGATCGTTGTTGACTTTATTGATATGGACACTAGGCGGGATCAGTTGCAGGTTCTCGAACACTTCAATCAAGCCTTAAAAGAGGACAAAGCCCGACCCCAGATTGCCCAGCTTTCGGAACTTGGCTTAGTTGAACTGACTCGCAAGCGCCAAGGGCAAAATATTTACGAGTTGTTTGGTAAAACCTGTGCTACCTGTGGCGGGTTAGGACATCTGGTACATCTTCCCGGTGAAGTGGAAGCAGAAGCACTAGAGACCTTAGCACCGATCCCGTTACCGACGGAGCGAAGCATTCCAGAGTTCCCCGAACCCGTAGACTTATCTCCTGAGAATGATAATGAGTTGGACTTGCTCAATCACCCCAGTTATCAGGAACGGGGAGCGGTAAATAATCGCCGCCGCCGCCGCCGTCGTATTGATGACCCCGTGATTAGGGAAGAACCAATTACTAGGGGAGTCAACAGGGTGATCTCTGTCTCATCCAACTTTGATGCCATCACAGAACCCGAGGTATCCAGCTCAGGAGTAGAAAAACCTCAGCTAGTCAAATTTGCTCAAGAAAAGGAACCACCAGAATTGGTCAGGGTTGAAATGAGCCCAGAAGAACAAGATGTTTATGCGTTAATGGGCATTTCCCCTATACTACATTTAGACCGAGAGGTCAAAGATCCTAGGTCAGCAATTATCTCAGTGTTACTGCCGGGAGAAAAAATCGAGGATAATGAAGAAGAATTATCCAATACAACTACCGATTCAACTACCGATTCAACTAATAGTCAATCCTCCATCGACGATCAGCTAGAGTTAGACGAATCGGACTTGGTGCAATCTACTGCTGCCACACCAATTCCAGAAACTGGATCTGATCAACTCAGTACTACCAATGGCACCATTAATAGTCCCCCCATAGTGCGCCGCCGCCGTCGCCGTTCTTCAGCATTGGATAAATGACAACCGACAAAGTCACTGAAGTGTGTGAGTTACCGGATCAATCCGATACTCCCTCTTTAGTGGCTGGGGTAGATGAAGTAGGGCGAGGTGCCTTATTTGGTCCAGTTGTGGCAGCAGCAGTGATTTTACCTGTATCTGTCTTGCCACAACTGGCTCTAGCTGGCGTTAAAGATAGTAAACAGTTGTCCCGGAAGCGACGTCAAAGGCTGTCTGAAGAAATTCAGGGATTGGCACTGGATTGGACTATTGGTTATTCCACTAGTGCAGAAATTGACCAGCTCAATATCTTACAGGCTTCATTGTTAGCTATGAAACGGGCTGTGCTTAAATTAAAAGTTAAGCCCGATCTTTGTCTGATTGATGGGTTACACGGGTTGCCAGATTTACCCATACCACAACAGAATATGGTAAAGGGGGATCAGCGATCGCTAAAGATTGCAGCAGCCAGTATTGTAGCCAAGGTGTGGCGTGATGATTTAATCATTCGTCTAGCTGCCAAGTATTCAGAGTATGATTTGACAGCCAACATGGGCTATGGTACCAAAAAGCATCGGTTAGCACTGCAAAAATACGGACCATGTCGGCTGCATCGCATGTCCTTTAGTCCCTGTAGCCAGGCAAATAAACAATTAAATTAACAATTAACCTAAGCATTCAGCTATCAGCCTATCCGCTACGCCCACGCTAAGGGAACAGCTATCAGCTTATGGGAGTTACCTCCCAGGGTCGAAGCCTGTGCCACAAAGCACCTCAAGTAGCGTGAGCCTTTAGCTGACGGCTGACGGCTGACGGCTGACGGCTGACGGCTGAATGCTTACAAATTAACAATCAACAATCAACCAAACCGATAACCCTTACCATAAACTGTATGGATCAGGGGGACGGAACCCTGAACTTCGATTTTGCGGCGTAACAAACGAACTAGAGCAGCTAAATTGTTACTTTTTGGGATTTCCTCGGATGGCCACAAATGTTGATAAATTTGCTTGTGGGATAATAATATACCAACATGGCTCATGAAGTACGCTAGCAGTTGGCTTTCTTTTTCCGATAGCTCAATTGGGCGTCCGTGGCGATAAGCAATTTGATTGTTTAGGTCTAATTCTATTTGTCCAACCTGTAACCGCTGGCTGGGATTGGCATCAGTCGCAGCAGAACGCCGAAGCAGAGCCCGGACTCTAGCGAGTAACTCCCGCAGTTCAAATGGTTTAACTAGATAGTCATCAGCACCAGCATCTAATCCCATGACTCGGTCATCTACAGTGTCCTTAGCGGTTAGAAAAAGAACTGGGGTAGTGGTGTCATGCGATCGCATTTGTTGGCAAATTTCTAACCCAGAAATGTGCGGTAGCATCCAGTCTAAGATTAACAAGTCATAAGCCCCTTGGGATGCTAACTCATTTCCTGACGCCCCATTATAAGCCACATCTACAGTGTAACCTTCACGAGTTAATACCCGAGACAGGGGGTCAGTCAGCTCAATTTCATCATCTACTAAAAGGATACGCATTGATTTTGTTGATAGTTGACGGTTGACGGTTGACTATCAACAAAATTATAGGACTTACGCGGCAACTCTATCTGTAGAGTGGGTTATTAACGAGCTCTACTACCTGTAGTGAATACCCAATTCATTGATAGATGGGATCAGCTACTTCATATACTCTTATAGTTAAGATAAAGTTAATCAAAGGCTAATTATAATTTAACGGCTCGAAAAACAAACCAGTATGGCTTGGGCATTGGTTACAGGTGGGAGCAAAAGGATTGGTAAAGCGATCGCAGGGGAATGAGTCGCAGATTTGTCAGGCTGTTCGCTATTTGCTCTCTAATCAATTTGTTACCGGACAGTTATTATTTGTGGATGGCGGTCAACATTTGTAATAAACTGTAAGCCCCCGCTTTTTAATTAGAACTGATAACTGATCAGCTAATGTGCATTTAAATTGGTTATTACCCGTTCCCAGATCCGCTGTTCCCTGTTCCCTTTGAGCAATTTAGGTATCCCAATCTAAATGCTGAACAGCTTAACTGATAACTGATAACTTATCGCTAACGGCTGATAGCTGACGGCTGATAGCTGACGGCTGATAGCTTAAAAATTAATCAAGACTAGATACATCAAAGATATGACACAACTTACTGATATCACATCAATAAAAGTTAATGATTTCGGAAGTATAAAACAAGACAGTTATGTTGAAGCGCTGCTGGAAATAAAAAATTTAAGACTCAGGACGATAATTGGCTTTAATGACTGGGAAAGAAAAACTAAACAAGATGTAGTGATTAATATTAAGGCTGGCTTTACCCCTGGAAATTCTACAAAAAGCGATTGGCCGTAGGCCACGCTACGCGAACGCGTTGAAGATACCCTAAATTATAAAACCCTAACCAAGCGTGTGATTAAAGCAGTGGAATAAAGCCAGTTTAATTTACTAGAAACGCTAACCCAGATGATTTTAGATATTGTAATGGAAAATCCCCGGATAGTATGGGCTAAGGTAAAATTTGATAAACCTTTTGCTTTGCGATTTTTCGATTCTGTGTCTATATAATTGATTGCTAAACGATGAATGAAGTGGTAGTGAATGAAGTAGTAGTAAGTGTTGGATCTAACATTGAACCTGATAAAAATGTAAAATTAGCAAAATATAACTTATCAAGAACCGATAATTTTGTCAATCAATCTCGCTTTTATATAACAAAACATATAGGCTTTACTGAGTAACATAATTTTCTAAATGGTGCCTTTTAAATCCATACAGAATAAGGTTTTGATACCTTTCGTCAAAAACTTAAACAAGTCGAAATTGACCAAGGTCAAGCGCACCTAAGGACATGATGGGGTTGGTGATAATTTGAGGAGCACGGGCTTCTATAATTGAGCTTCTACCGGTATAGTTGATCTGATCAGTGAACTAATTTACCCCCTCCCAAAGCTCCCGAAGCTCCCCATATGATTACCATCGCATTACCCAAAGGCGCACTCCTAAAAGACAGCATCAAGCTACTGCAATCCGTTGGCTTAGACTTTAGTGCCTTCCTAGACTCCTCCAACCGCCAACTCCAGATTCAAGACCCCAGTCAAACTGCTCAAGCTCTACTGGTACGAGCTCAAGATGTACCGGTTTACGTGGAATATGGTCAAGCTCAGTTGGGGATAGTTGGTTACGATGTGCTACGGGAAAAAACCCCGGCAGTGGCTACCTTAGGTGACTTACACTTTGGTTATTGTCGGATGTCATTGGCAGTTCGTGCAGCTAGCTCTTATCTAAGCCCTTTGGATTTGCCAGCTCATGGTCGCGTAGCCTCCAAGTTTGTTCACTGTGCTCGGGAATATTTCAATAACCTGGATTTGCCAGTAGAAATTATCCCGCTCTACGGTTCTGTTGAACTTGGTCCGATTACCGGGATGTCGGAGGCAATTGTGGATTTGGTGTCCACAGGTCGTACCTTGAAAGAGAATGGCTTGATTGAAATTGACATTTTGTATGAGAGTACAGCACGACTGATTGCCCATCCCATCAGTTATCGCCTCAATATTGATGGTATGAACAATTTGATTGAGCAGATTCGAGACTTGACTAAGGTCAGCCCTGAGTCTTTAGTGAGTTAGTTATGAGTCTTTAGTCAGTAGGGTGCCTTATTAACGCACCCTCATAAGTAGAGTTATTGCCTAAGTCCTGTAGAGTTGTTTAATCTACACTTTTACAAAGTAATGCGATACTTCTAATATATCAGAAACGACAGACAAAGAATCAGAGTGATTAACTAATAAAGTCTCAATTTCATTCAAAATAGTTGGAAATCTATCTTTGAAGTATAGCATTTTTTTATAAAATTAGTAATCCTCATCTTCATCCTATCCTTTATACCCATAGTTGACTATAGACTGTTCCCTGACTAGACACTTTAGGGAATTGTATGGATAAGTCCCGCTAAACAGTTTTCCTGATACTGCGCCATTAGCACTGCTAATTGTCATGGGCACTCAAGATTTGTTCTCAACTGTGTGCTCATAATCATCTCAACTAAACGAGGCTCAAGATGAAGGTAAAAAATACGTTAATTGCTGCTGCAACTGCTATGGTTTTCGCTTTTGCTTCAGGGTTAAATGCTCAAGAACCAGTTATTGGTGATATCAACACCGCATCAGAATTTATTACCTCGGCAATTCAAGCCTTAGCTTCTAACAAGCAAATTATTAATGAGTGCGGTAAAGAGTTAATAATTGAAGATATGACGAGTGTTACTCAAGATTTACTTAATATCGAAGCCTACCCTACACTAGGAGAAATTCAATACAGGATTTCCTTCACACCTGGAGCTAATACTAATCCTAGCTACTGTGCTGGTAGCTTCAAGAGTCGCATGAAGTTAAAATTCAACGGGCGATACCTTAATCCTAGGGGTGCAGAATTATTGTCTACTCCCAACACTTATGAATTTCGACTAATGGTACCAGGTCAAGAGAATTCTGAATTATGAATGCCGAAATTGAAGATAGTAATACATTAATACAGTATTAATACAGTACTCCAGGTTACTCTACAAACATCTTTACAATAAAAGAGGTAAACCCTGTAGAGTATGGCATGGACTGGCAAGAGATATCTGGTAACTGGGTTTTAATCCCCAATCGTCCCACTGGGATAATCCATTTCCTGGGTGGGGCGTTTATTGCGACAGCTCCCCAAGTAACCTACCGATTGTTACTGGAAAAATTAGCAGATCAACGGTATGCAGTGATTGCGACACCGTTTGTGAATACCCTCGACCATATTGCGATCGCACGAGATGTACTCAACCGCTTCGAGACTACTCTCAATCGTTTACAGGTAACCAATGTTTTCCGGAAACGGTATCTACCCATCTATGGTATCGGCCACAGCATGGGGTGCAAACTACACTTGTTGATTGGCAGCCTCTTCAGTGTAGAACGAGCTGGTAATATCTTGATTTCCTATAACAACTATTCCGCTGACCGTGCTATCCCCTTTGTGGAACAGTTAAACCTCAATCCTGTCTTTCAGGTTGAGTTTACTCCTTCACCCCAAGAAACTAACTATCTGATTACTCAACGCTATCAAATCCAGCGTAATTTACTGATTAAATTCACTGATGACGAGATTGACCAAAGTGTTAGCTTGACCCAAGCCTTACAGAAACGTTTTCCAAATATGGTTGCTCTACAGCGGATACCAGGAAATCACTTAACACCTTTAGGGCAAGATGTCACCTTAAACCCAGGATCAGTGTTTACCCCATTGGATGCCGTAGGTCAGTGGGTCAAGCAAGAAGTCTATCGCGATTTAAATCGGTTGCAACGAGAAATTTTGCGATGGTTAAATCCTCTAGCAGTGGCCTAATGTTGTTCGCGAAGCGTGGCCAATAGGCCAAGGTTATTCTGTTGAAGGTTATTCTGTTGAAGTGCCGTAGGGTGCGTTAGGGACCGGCTCACCCGGATTTTTGGCCTATGGGCCAGGGTATGACAGCCGGTCCCGTAACGCACCACGATCAGCCATCGGTTGAAGGTTATTCTGTTGAAGGTTGTTCGCGTAGCGTGGCCAAAGGCCAATGTTGTTCGCGTAGCGTGGCCAAAGGCCAAGGTTGTTCGCGTAGCGTGGCCAAAGGCCAAGGTTAAATGTTGGACTAGGATAAGGTTTGGTCAGACTCTAGCACTGTGGTAGATTCCGACAACGGAACAGTTTTCTGTGAACTGGAACAATCACTATCGGGGATGGTTTCCTCCTCTAGCACTGTGGTAGATTCCGACAACGGAACAGTTTTCTGTGAACTGGAACAGTCACTATCGACCATGGTTTCCTGTGGTGCTGGCACGGTGGAAGCCTCAGATTCTAGCGCTACGGATGACTTAGGGCTACTAAACGAGAATGTTGCCAAGGTTTTGGTTAAAGGTTTCAGTGCTTCTAATACCTCCTGAGCCGACTGATAGCGACTTCGGAAGCTATAGCGCACCATTTTGTTGACCACTGTAGCTAATTCAGGACTGACCTGTGCCTTATCGAGCCAAATTACTTCTCCAGTTATGGGATCTGTGGGTAATTTGCTAGGAGTTATGCCAGTAAGCGATCGCACAGCAATCATACCTGTGGCATAAATATCACTGTTAAATCTTGGACTACCCACAGCTTGTTCATTAGGCATATAACCTTTAGTACCAATGCCCACCGTGAACTTAGTCAAATTTCGTCTTGGATGCAATTGATTAGTAATTTCTTTAACAGCGCCAAAGTCAATTAGCACCAGCTTCTGATCTGATTTGCGCCGAATTAGATTATCAGGTTTAATATCTCGGTGAATCACACTGTGACTATGGACAAACTGCAATACCTGTAGAATATCTACCACTATCCCAATGACGTTGGCTTCAGGAAGAGGTTTCGGTAGTAACTCATTGCTGAGAGGATGACCATTAATGAACTCTTCAACTAGATAAAATTCTTGATTTTCATCAAAATAGGCTAACAGCTCAGGGATTTGGTGATGTTTGCCCAACTTTTCCAGAATTTCTGCTTCCGTTTGAAATAACCGTCGAGCCAGTTGCCAGTGTTGAGGATTATTGCTAGCAGGTTTGAGCTGCTTGACCACACAGGTCGGATTTCCCGGTCGCTGGGTGTCTTCAGCAATAAAGGTTTCGCCAAATCCTCCGGCACTAAGTCGTTTGATGATTTGATAGCGTCCACTTAACTTAGTCGCTAATAGTTCCTGTTCCCTCTCCTCCAGCAAATTCCTTAAATCATCCTGTCCAGAGATAATTTCTTGGACAATGGGCGCAGAAACGTAATGTTTAAGAGTTTGGCGTAGTTGCTGTTTGTTCTTCAGGTCTTGAATTGCTCCCATAGCGCTACAGAAAATACCACTGAGAGTCATGCTAACTAAAGGCACTGCTGTAGGTAAAATTAGCCCCTCATACACGAAAAATAGATAACTGATTCCTCCCCAAGTGATTACCCCGAGCACTGTCCAGCCTAGGCAAACTTGCCATCGCTTAATCCGACTGAATAAGTACCTGACGACAGTAACCCCTAAGAAGATCAACACTCCTCTGTGGATAGGATTGGGAATTGCTTGGACAATGGCACGACCTTCGAGTAGTGTTGCGATCGCATTAGCATTAATTTCCACCCCAGCCATTCTGTCGGACACAGGAGTGCGATGAAAATCTGGTAATGAGCTAGCAGTTGCTCCAATTAACACAATCTTGTCTTGGAAATACTTACCATCTTCTAGGCGAGTGTGCCAGCGATTATCGTCTAAGACATACCAGAAGGGAATAGATGGAAATACATCCGAACCGTAGAAGAAAATATTCTCTGATTTGGGTTTCGTCCTCAGTCCTGAGTCTTGAGCAGCTGCCTTCGCGTAGCGTGGCCTTTTGGCCAAGGTAGCCTCGTTAAAGGAAGGTACTGTAAAAATCAGCTGATTAGATGTTTCTGCCAATTCTGGATTATTCTTAGCCCAAACTTTGGGATACTGATTGGCTAGACTATAGATTCTGCCATCCGGCTCAACGGGATAATTAATCGAACCTACAGATAGCTGGGGTGTCTCAAACAAAGAATTTGGCTTAACTAGCTTGATAGTCTCACCTTCAACAGTTTCGTAAGTCTCATACATAGCGGCCAGAGTAACCCTTTCGCCATAGTTTTGGAGCACCTGTCTCAACCGTTGATCATCTGCCTCACCGTAACTACTGGGACTATCTAACACAAGACTAACCGCGACAGACCTAGCTCCAGCAGCCATCACACGCTCAATCGCTGTAGCATAAGCAGCTCGTTTCCAGGGCCAGCTTTTGATAAGTTCTAAATCAGTTAGTGCTTGAGTCTCATCATTATAATAGGATTGATTTAAATTCAGAGACTCCTCATCAATTGCCAAAATCACTATATTGTCTGGGGGAGTCACCGGACCCCTAAGTTGGAAAAACCAAGCTTGGGTTTGTCTTTCCATCCGTTGCACTCCCTCCCAATCCCGAGCCGTTGAAATTGCTCCGAATAGGGGAAAAAAAACAGCTAGTAGAAAACCTAATCTAGCTGGATTTAACGGAGTGTTATGCTGTGATAATGTATCTTTATTTGTAGAAATATCTGTATACTGAGTTGGTGTATGGGAAGGAATAATCTTCCCGAACCACCCCCTAGGATTAATAAACATTTTGAGTATTTTACTCGTTTCTTATCTATAGTATCGAAGCAAATTTATTAGCTGTATAAAGATTATTAAAGCCTGTTTAAAAAGTTGATTAAGGAATAACCCAAACAGGACTTACGCCAAACTGGAAACCAAACTCTATAAATAGTAGGGTGCCTTAATAAGGCACCCTACAGGTAGCTTTACTGCGTAATATCATGTCCGGGAGCATTGGTATTGTAAAGCTTCGGTAATCGGTAATTGGTAATCGGTAATAACTAATGGCTAATGGCTAATGGCTAATGGCTAATGGCTAATGGCTAATACCAATTTTGGAAATTACGGCTACACATAAATTTCATCTCCCCATCTCCCCATCTCCCCATCTCGCCACACTCCCTACTCCCTACTCCCTACTCCCTATTCCCTAAAACCATTGAGAACTGCTATAAATGAAATTGGTATTACGTCATACCAACCCGTTTAGTTCTTAGAGTAACGTTAACCCCTTCCGTGGATTGCTCCAATACTAATAATGGCGTTGGTTTTGCCTTTTGATCCCAACGCATGCAAACAATACGTCCTTGAATAGTTGGTTGCCAGGTATCATTTTCCGCATCTGGACTAAGAAATGTTTCAATACAGTCAATAATTTGGCTAACAGTTGCCGAGGTGCGTTGAGTTGGTAATTTCATTAACTTAACTTGAATGCGGAAAAGCACTCCCACACTGCGTTTACCTCGAATTTCAGTCTCGTACTTAACATCAAATATTTCATTAATTTGACGACCTGACGTACTAGCAACACCGATAACATTTCTAGAGTCTTGAGTAGGTCGTAATGCTATACTGATTAACTGTTTTATTCGAATTTTAATTTGATTGATAACTGCAAAGTGGAATACCTCTTCTTCCATTCGCATTCTGAGGTAGTCCAGATTAAATTCCCGGGAGTGAACCAAATCGGGATTGGATTCCATTTTCCGGATGGTATTAAGCGCCAGCTTTAACTTTTTTCGGAGATCAGCAGTTTTATACTGCTCCAATTTGAGCTTTTTGTCCCTATCCTTGAATTGCAGCTTACCATACACTACTAATCCAATCACCACTAAAACTAGTCCAATAGACACAAAAATCCAATGATTCAAATTCCCAAGTTGCCCAGCAGAGGCAGACGTCTTGGGAATGGTAGATGGAGGTGAAGATGCAATTTTCACAGGTACAGAAACCTGAGTCCGTGATTCTCTGAAGATGAGATGATGGGACATAATCACTATCGAATAAAACTCAAAACCTCTTAACTAGGATTACCTTAGCGTGGATATCGTAAAAAATTTGTAAGCACCTGCTACTATTCGCTTCTGAAGCAGTTAGTCAGAGACAAATGCTAATTCGCAGTATCTACATATAGATGGTTATTTGATAGATGGTTATTTGATAGGTTTTTGTTTGACTAAGGCTTTGGATTTAACTCTATCATAGAGCTGGTATTTTATCTTACTCCAGTAGGTTAGGTCTCCGTCTTAGGGTGACTTATTCCCTTTGAGGTTTATATGTCCGTTTTTATTCCAGGAGACTGGCTTCAACGCCCTTTTGACTAATTCCTTAGCCGAGTGACGGTTCTGCTTTTCTCCTGATTGAAGACTTTGAAGGCACGGTTTCTAAGGAACCAGAGGGAGTGTCTTGCACTGTCCATTTTGCAGGAGCGGTGATCAGTTCGCCATCCTTTTAGAATTGGTGCAAGTTTTTCTGCCTTTATCTTAGCTGCATAATTCGACTTGTTGACAATGTTTTTGAATTTCTTTCGGAAGCCTTTGTCCTTCTCCTGAGAAGGAGTGCTACGGAACTTCCGTTGTTCGGTGCAGGGGTGGAGCTTCCAGCCATATCCATCCATCGGTGATTAGTTTCGATTAGTTAGTCTTTGGGTACTAACCTATATCATAACCTGGTGTTCGCCACCAGTTTCTAGCTATAAGGAGGTACACTAGCTCAACCAATCATCCAGAGGTTTTCCTCAGCAGAAGCGTCCCAAGGATATATAGCAGAAGTCAGAAGTCAGAAGTCAGAAGTCAGAAGTCAAACTCTTGCGCTTACTTAGGTTTGAGACTTTTGTCATGTCCGCGCCTGCCCTGGCGACTGCTATAACCTGCTTTCGGCACCCCTACGGGAAGGCATCCAAAGCATCTATAGTATTGTGGCAAGTATTGTGGCAATTTGGGTAAGCCATTGAAGCCTTTTGCATGGAAGCCTTTTGCCTTAGTTTAG from Moorena sp. SIOASIH encodes the following:
- a CDS encoding dihydroneopterin aldolase, which codes for MTQLTDITSIKVNDFGSIKQDSYVEALLEIKNLRLRTIIGFNDWERKTKQDVVINIKAGFTPGNSTKSDWP
- a CDS encoding DUF1350 family protein, encoding MDWQEISGNWVLIPNRPTGIIHFLGGAFIATAPQVTYRLLLEKLADQRYAVIATPFVNTLDHIAIARDVLNRFETTLNRLQVTNVFRKRYLPIYGIGHSMGCKLHLLIGSLFSVERAGNILISYNNYSADRAIPFVEQLNLNPVFQVEFTPSPQETNYLITQRYQIQRNLLIKFTDDEIDQSVSLTQALQKRFPNMVALQRIPGNHLTPLGQDVTLNPGSVFTPLDAVGQWVKQEVYRDLNRLQREILRWLNPLAVA
- the hisG gene encoding ATP phosphoribosyltransferase, which translates into the protein MITIALPKGALLKDSIKLLQSVGLDFSAFLDSSNRQLQIQDPSQTAQALLVRAQDVPVYVEYGQAQLGIVGYDVLREKTPAVATLGDLHFGYCRMSLAVRAASSYLSPLDLPAHGRVASKFVHCAREYFNNLDLPVEIIPLYGSVELGPITGMSEAIVDLVSTGRTLKENGLIEIDILYESTARLIAHPISYRLNIDGMNNLIEQIRDLTKVSPESLVS
- a CDS encoding Rne/Rng family ribonuclease; amino-acid sequence: MPKQIIIAEQHQLAAVFWEDQIQELVVATGNHQVGDIYLGIVENVLPGIDAAFVNIGDPDRNGFIHVTDLGPLRLKRRSGAITELLTPQQKVLVQVMKEPTGNKGPRLTGNISLPGRYLVLMPYGRGVNLSRRIKSESERNRLRALAILIKPSGMGVLVRTEAEGRAEEAIMEDLENLQRQWEAVQLEATSTRAPALLNRDDDFIQRVLRDMYTADVNRIVVDSSTAVKRVKQHLLSWSGGQAPEGVLIDHHRDRMPILGYFRVNAAIREALKPRVDLPSGGYIIIEPTEALTVIDVNSGSFTRSATARETVLWTNCEAATEIARQLRLRNLAGVIVVDFIDMDTRRDQLQVLEHFNQALKEDKARPQIAQLSELGLVELTRKRQGQNIYELFGKTCATCGGLGHLVHLPGEVEAEALETLAPIPLPTERSIPEFPEPVDLSPENDNELDLLNHPSYQERGAVNNRRRRRRRIDDPVIREEPITRGVNRVISVSSNFDAITEPEVSSSGVEKPQLVKFAQEKEPPELVRVEMSPEEQDVYALMGISPILHLDREVKDPRSAIISVLLPGEKIEDNEEELSNTTTDSTTDSTNSQSSIDDQLELDESDLVQSTAATPIPETGSDQLSTTNGTINSPPIVRRRRRRSSALDK
- a CDS encoding ribonuclease HII, with protein sequence MTTDKVTEVCELPDQSDTPSLVAGVDEVGRGALFGPVVAAAVILPVSVLPQLALAGVKDSKQLSRKRRQRLSEEIQGLALDWTIGYSTSAEIDQLNILQASLLAMKRAVLKLKVKPDLCLIDGLHGLPDLPIPQQNMVKGDQRSLKIAAASIVAKVWRDDLIIRLAAKYSEYDLTANMGYGTKKHRLALQKYGPCRLHRMSFSPCSQANKQLN
- the rppA gene encoding two-component system response regulator RppA — its product is MRILLVDDEIELTDPLSRVLTREGYTVDVAYNGASGNELASQGAYDLLILDWMLPHISGLEICQQMRSHDTTTPVLFLTAKDTVDDRVMGLDAGADDYLVKPFELRELLARVRALLRRSAATDANPSQRLQVGQIELDLNNQIAYRHGRPIELSEKESQLLAYFMSHVGILLSHKQIYQHLWPSEEIPKSNNLAALVRLLRRKIEVQGSVPLIHTVYGKGYRFG